Proteins from a single region of Siphonobacter curvatus:
- a CDS encoding RNA polymerase sigma-70 factor has protein sequence MNGRSNPFAKPEDRSLTDQDILRSIQQGDERTYEMLFRHYYASLCQYGFSFLKDWEDAEEIVQSVFVTIWEKRQSLTIETSLKSYLYRAVHNRCLNRIKHLAIQAEYQQYKFAEANASEAPAQALMASELSERLQAAIERLPEQCRLIFTMNRFEELKYQEIADRLGLSVKTVENQIGKALRILRVELSEYLPLFILLGIHAYD, from the coding sequence ATGAATGGTAGGTCTAATCCGTTTGCAAAACCAGAAGATCGTTCCTTAACCGATCAGGATATCCTGCGATCCATCCAGCAGGGCGATGAACGTACCTATGAAATGCTCTTCCGGCATTATTACGCTTCGCTCTGTCAGTACGGGTTTTCCTTTCTCAAAGATTGGGAAGACGCGGAAGAAATCGTGCAAAGCGTGTTTGTAACGATCTGGGAAAAGCGACAGTCGCTAACGATTGAAACCTCGCTGAAATCGTACCTGTATCGGGCGGTACACAATCGTTGCCTGAATCGTATCAAACATCTGGCCATTCAGGCGGAATACCAGCAGTATAAGTTTGCCGAAGCCAACGCCTCGGAAGCTCCGGCTCAAGCGTTGATGGCTTCCGAGTTATCCGAACGCCTGCAGGCGGCCATCGAGCGGCTTCCCGAACAATGTCGGCTCATTTTTACGATGAACCGCTTTGAAGAACTGAAGTACCAGGAAATTGCCGATCGGCTGGGTTTATCCGTAAAAACGGTTGAAAATCAGATTGGTAAGGCGTTACGGATCTTACGCGTCGAGCTGTCTGAGTACCTGCCTTTGTTCATCCTGTTAGGCATTCATGCATATGATTAA
- a CDS encoding YceI family protein: MKKLALSLLFTAFSLASMAQSTWKVDKNHAQLKFDVTHTGISTVSGAFTDFDATVTATKEDFSDATFEFTGQTASINTGVEKRDAHLKSPDFFDAAQYPTLTFKSTSLKKDGADKYKLMGNLTLHGVTKPVTLDLWYRGTITNPNNKKQAAGFRATGTIKRSDFGIGSKFPANMLSEEVMITADGEFGKQ, translated from the coding sequence ATGAAAAAACTAGCTTTATCGCTGCTGTTCACGGCTTTCTCACTTGCCAGTATGGCTCAGTCTACCTGGAAGGTGGACAAGAATCACGCTCAGCTGAAATTTGACGTAACCCACACGGGCATTTCAACCGTATCCGGAGCGTTTACGGATTTTGATGCTACCGTTACGGCCACGAAAGAGGATTTTAGCGATGCCACGTTTGAGTTCACGGGCCAGACGGCTTCCATCAATACCGGTGTAGAAAAACGCGACGCTCACCTGAAATCACCGGATTTCTTCGACGCTGCCCAGTACCCGACCCTGACGTTTAAGAGCACCTCGCTCAAAAAAGATGGGGCTGACAAATACAAACTGATGGGTAATCTGACGCTTCATGGCGTTACCAAGCCCGTGACGTTGGATTTGTGGTACCGCGGAACGATTACAAATCCGAATAATAAGAAACAGGCGGCTGGCTTCCGGGCTACGGGCACGATCAAGCGTAGTGATTTCGGTATTGGCTCGAAATTTCCCGCTAATATGCTTAGCGAAGAAGTAATGATTACCGCTGACGGAGAATTTGGCAAACAATAA
- a CDS encoding DEAD/DEAH box helicase, with the protein MTFEELNLHKPLLNALEDLGYTTPTPIQEKVFSVVMSGKDVCGLAQTGTGKTFAYLLPLLRNYQFSKDRLPQILILVPTRELVVQVVEAVEKLSKYQTLAVLGVYGGVNLKTHVAELKKEVDVLVATPGRLIDLISTGTLKTKTIKRLVIDEVDEMMNLGFRSQLTTILDSLPAKRQNLLFSATMTEEVDTLIQTHFTSPVFVESSPVGTPLDNIEQSAYPVPNFLTKVNLLEYLLQHDESLRKVLVFIATKTLADRLFEKLEEQFPEQVGVIHSNKAQNYRFNTVQAFKDGQLRILIATDLIARGLDISEVSHVINLDVPELPETYIHRIGRTGRADQKGVALTFVTPAETEYRQAIETLMGVPIPERPLPEDLVITQDLISEEIPKVVHKIVPVKLPPQETVGPAFHEKSAKNQKVNVRRNHAEEMMKKYGKPIKKTRKNNKPR; encoded by the coding sequence ATGACATTCGAAGAATTAAACCTACACAAACCGCTTTTAAACGCACTGGAAGACCTGGGTTATACCACGCCCACACCCATCCAGGAAAAGGTTTTTTCAGTCGTGATGTCGGGAAAAGATGTTTGCGGGCTAGCACAAACGGGTACGGGGAAAACATTCGCCTACCTTCTCCCCTTACTTCGGAACTATCAATTTTCAAAAGATCGCCTGCCCCAGATTTTAATTTTGGTACCGACGCGTGAGTTGGTGGTACAGGTCGTGGAAGCGGTGGAAAAACTAAGTAAGTACCAAACCCTTGCGGTACTGGGTGTATACGGTGGCGTGAATTTGAAAACGCACGTGGCCGAACTCAAAAAAGAAGTGGATGTGCTGGTAGCAACGCCCGGCCGCCTGATCGATTTAATTTCAACGGGTACGCTGAAAACCAAAACAATCAAGCGACTGGTGATTGACGAAGTGGACGAAATGATGAATCTGGGCTTCCGTTCGCAGCTAACGACCATCCTCGATTCACTCCCCGCGAAACGACAGAACCTATTATTCTCCGCCACCATGACGGAAGAGGTAGACACGCTGATTCAGACGCACTTTACCAGTCCCGTTTTCGTGGAATCTTCGCCCGTTGGTACGCCGCTGGATAATATTGAACAGTCGGCCTATCCGGTCCCCAACTTTTTAACGAAAGTAAACCTGCTGGAATATCTCCTTCAGCACGATGAAAGTCTGCGGAAAGTACTCGTGTTTATCGCGACCAAAACGCTGGCTGACCGTCTGTTCGAAAAACTCGAGGAGCAATTTCCCGAACAGGTCGGCGTCATTCACTCCAACAAAGCCCAGAATTATCGTTTCAATACTGTACAGGCCTTCAAAGACGGTCAGTTACGCATCCTGATTGCTACCGATTTGATTGCCCGTGGCCTTGATATTTCGGAAGTATCCCACGTCATCAACCTCGACGTCCCTGAACTTCCAGAAACGTATATCCACCGCATTGGCCGTACGGGCCGGGCGGATCAAAAAGGCGTTGCTTTGACCTTTGTCACCCCCGCAGAAACGGAATATCGGCAGGCCATTGAAACCCTGATGGGGGTTCCCATTCCCGAACGTCCCCTGCCCGAGGACCTCGTCATTACGCAGGATCTTATTTCGGAGGAAATCCCCAAAGTCGTTCACAAGATCGTACCGGTTAAACTGCCCCCTCAGGAAACGGTTGGACCCGCTTTTCACGAAAAAAGTGCGAAAAACCAAAAGGTGAACGTACGACGAAATCACGCGGAAGAGATGATGAAAAAATACGGTAAACCCATTAAGAAAACCCGCAAAAACAATAAACCACGGTAA
- a CDS encoding YceI family protein, with amino-acid sequence MSTLTKWAVDPLHSEVQFKVKHLVISTVTGSFNNFTGGATTNDDFSDFSGAEIHFSLDVNSIDTNQAQRDEHLKSADFFDAETYPHISFLSTSFQKVKGDVYKLTGNLTMKGITKPVEVTAEYGGSAKDAYGNTKIGFEVTGVVNRKEFGLTYNALTETGGLALGEDIKLIANIQLAPQA; translated from the coding sequence ATGTCAACGCTTACGAAATGGGCTGTAGACCCCCTGCACTCCGAAGTTCAGTTTAAAGTAAAGCACCTGGTGATTTCTACGGTAACGGGTTCATTTAACAACTTTACCGGTGGAGCGACTACTAACGATGATTTCAGCGATTTTTCGGGAGCTGAAATTCACTTCTCACTCGACGTGAACAGCATCGATACCAATCAGGCCCAACGCGACGAGCACCTGAAATCGGCTGATTTTTTTGACGCTGAAACCTATCCACACATTTCCTTCCTATCTACATCTTTCCAGAAAGTTAAAGGCGATGTGTATAAATTGACGGGTAACCTGACGATGAAAGGCATTACCAAACCCGTGGAAGTAACCGCTGAATACGGTGGATCTGCCAAGGACGCGTACGGAAATACTAAGATTGGTTTTGAAGTAACCGGCGTAGTGAATCGGAAAGAATTTGGCCTGACTTACAACGCGTTAACGGAAACGGGTGGTCTGGCTTTGGGCGAAGACATCAAATTGATTGCGAACATTCAATTGGCTCCGCAGGCTTAA
- a CDS encoding DUF4833 domain-containing protein, translating into MKTFISFLLVLGLILHSFAQATTIVPGKATHSAKTASRQLFYLQRSKDANTVVYEANESADRKLNPSKPVEVYWIRYAEQGQREDLSRIQWQLAYGYTHQPIAGESYEVRLNAFPERVLKVQYHQGKVVAMTTISGQRACLQKVFVQLDPKARLVPKVKYVEMFGVEPESGRAVYERIIP; encoded by the coding sequence ATGAAAACATTCATTTCTTTTCTCCTCGTACTCGGTTTGATTCTTCATAGTTTCGCTCAGGCCACGACGATCGTTCCAGGCAAAGCGACTCATTCAGCGAAAACAGCATCGCGGCAGTTGTTTTATTTGCAACGCAGCAAAGATGCCAATACGGTAGTTTACGAAGCCAACGAATCGGCGGACCGAAAGTTGAACCCGAGTAAGCCCGTCGAAGTATACTGGATTCGCTACGCCGAGCAGGGGCAACGGGAAGATCTCTCCCGCATCCAATGGCAGCTGGCCTACGGCTATACGCACCAGCCGATTGCCGGTGAATCCTACGAGGTACGACTGAATGCCTTTCCTGAACGCGTCTTAAAGGTCCAGTACCATCAGGGGAAAGTGGTGGCTATGACGACGATTAGTGGGCAGCGGGCCTGTCTGCAAAAAGTCTTCGTACAACTGGATCCCAAAGCCCGGTTGGTACCCAAAGTCAAGTACGTTGAAATGTTCGGCGTGGAACCGGAAAGCGGGCGAGCTGTCTACGAACGCATCATTCCCTAA
- a CDS encoding MCP four helix bundle domain-containing protein — protein sequence MEKPRNKPILRNSLLIASLLGLTLTSIFLSRRSVSQIQQTSASIYKDRLVPTAIIAKLTSQVYNKRLQLESYVLSKTNPQPSSVAFALDRSNRQIDSLMTEFVATNLTHREAEQFELLKQRLEIYTQLEKDLIKNLANTPQAQQILFVGTGNAAFSQVNQSLADLSALQLKVGEELLNQSNGQSNYIYVLTALQIGLVLVISLLLFWKL from the coding sequence ATGGAAAAACCTCGTAATAAACCAATTCTCAGAAACTCTTTATTGATTGCCAGTCTGTTGGGACTAACCTTGACTAGTATCTTTCTTAGCCGTCGTAGCGTTTCTCAAATTCAGCAAACGTCGGCTTCTATTTACAAAGATCGCCTAGTACCAACGGCCATTATTGCTAAATTGACCTCGCAAGTATATAATAAACGGCTTCAGCTCGAATCCTATGTACTCAGCAAAACCAATCCGCAGCCTAGTTCCGTAGCCTTTGCTCTGGATCGTTCCAACCGGCAGATTGATTCACTGATGACTGAGTTCGTTGCTACGAATTTGACTCATAGAGAAGCAGAGCAATTTGAATTGCTTAAACAACGGCTGGAAATTTATACCCAGTTAGAAAAAGATTTAATTAAAAACTTGGCCAATACACCGCAGGCTCAGCAAATTCTCTTCGTTGGCACTGGTAATGCGGCATTCAGCCAGGTGAACCAATCACTAGCCGATTTGTCGGCTTTGCAATTGAAGGTAGGTGAGGAATTGCTCAACCAATCCAATGGCCAGTCAAACTACATTTATGTATTAACGGCCTTACAAATCGGCCTCGTACTGGTGATCTCATTACTGTTATTCTGGAAGCTTTGA
- a CDS encoding RidA family protein, whose protein sequence is MKIVLSLFFACMYFSCYSQSHDITKEKWHWGNPSKQDTTAGYAQVLKVDNVLYISGAVTTKITPEGIRQVYEALEKSLKSYGATFQNVVKENLYTTDLEAMKTYNSVRKAFYKGDFPAATWVQVSRLYMIDAKLEVELVAHLPK, encoded by the coding sequence ATGAAAATCGTACTGTCTCTGTTTTTTGCCTGTATGTATTTTAGCTGCTATTCTCAAAGCCATGACATTACTAAAGAAAAATGGCATTGGGGTAACCCTTCGAAACAGGATACCACTGCCGGGTACGCACAAGTACTGAAGGTGGATAACGTTCTATACATTTCTGGTGCCGTAACCACTAAGATTACACCCGAAGGGATACGACAAGTATATGAAGCTTTAGAAAAATCCCTAAAAAGCTACGGGGCTACTTTTCAAAATGTGGTAAAAGAGAATTTATATACAACGGACCTTGAAGCCATGAAAACGTATAACTCCGTAAGAAAAGCATTCTATAAAGGAGATTTTCCGGCAGCGACTTGGGTTCAGGTATCGAGGCTTTACATGATTGATGCAAAACTGGAAGTTGAGTTAGTAGCTCATTTGCCTAAATAA
- a CDS encoding STN and carboxypeptidase regulatory-like domain-containing protein, translating to MIRLLFVLLVAWGCTPAWGEVPPLERLVSLDVHNERLPRVLHLLSQRGNFNFSYHSALISENRLVTLRATNVSVREALDQLFKGTLQYHSRGNHIVLRASPEPDAEEMPKHFYLEGYITDEHTGHKITQVSVYEKTTFTAALTDAYGFYRIKLSTSLPQLLLEVRKQHYVGETIRVRSRQSHTLNIRLVPFVITRTLPPLPIRQSTDTSTRRTVATPQVIQLSSPDSVPRSRISLWKRSKNRFTDWLMSTKSAIHDSNLSGDTLYRQTQVSVLPFVGSNATLSARAINDLSYNVLLGYSLGVNEVEIGGLGNVVRGNVHGVQVAGMANLVGERVEGTQLAGMGNIIRRDVRGFQGAGIGNIIGGDLSGVQLAGIGNLMIGSLHHGVQLGGVANLIGGESLGMQVAGVGNIRIGPATGVQLAGVLNIALSDLNGWQLSSALNYSRHITGGHQIGLLNIAGYAEKAPYGLFSYVHRNGYRRLEISTNEASRANLTFKTGHRGFYNILTIGSNLDAEPQPAWSFGYGFGTAINLKKSWLLNVDYTTNFRLPAHWQSFDEGRFMGRFELALEKKISRGLALAVGPTFNLSSFDADSQHETRPTYSLPAFSAYTLFPDFSVQGWIGFHAGLRLCNRK from the coding sequence ATGATTCGCCTGCTTTTTGTCCTGCTAGTCGCCTGGGGCTGTACGCCGGCCTGGGGGGAAGTACCCCCGCTGGAGCGGCTCGTTTCTCTGGATGTTCACAACGAACGCCTCCCCCGGGTGCTCCACTTACTTAGTCAGCGGGGAAATTTCAACTTTTCGTATCACTCTGCCCTTATCTCCGAAAACCGATTGGTGACCCTGCGAGCCACCAACGTCAGTGTACGCGAAGCGCTGGATCAGTTATTCAAAGGCACCCTTCAGTACCATTCCCGGGGTAATCACATCGTTCTTCGGGCCAGTCCGGAGCCGGATGCCGAGGAAATGCCCAAACATTTTTACCTCGAAGGATACATTACCGACGAACACACGGGCCACAAAATTACTCAGGTTTCCGTCTACGAAAAAACGACCTTCACCGCCGCCCTTACCGACGCCTACGGCTTTTACCGGATCAAATTATCCACTAGTCTTCCGCAGCTTTTACTCGAAGTTCGGAAACAGCATTACGTGGGGGAAACGATCCGGGTACGTTCCCGGCAAAGTCATACCCTGAACATACGTCTGGTTCCGTTCGTCATCACCCGTACTCTGCCACCTTTACCCATCCGACAGTCAACCGACACCAGTACCCGACGAACCGTTGCTACGCCACAGGTTATACAACTTAGTTCACCGGATTCCGTACCAAGATCCCGCATTTCGCTTTGGAAACGTAGTAAAAACAGATTTACCGACTGGCTGATGTCCACGAAATCGGCCATTCATGACAGTAACCTATCCGGCGACACCCTGTACCGTCAGACCCAGGTTTCGGTACTGCCTTTTGTGGGAAGCAATGCAACGCTGAGTGCCCGGGCCATCAATGATTTGTCGTATAACGTGCTGCTGGGCTATTCGCTGGGCGTGAATGAGGTAGAAATTGGGGGTTTAGGCAACGTAGTACGCGGCAATGTCCACGGTGTGCAGGTAGCAGGTATGGCGAACCTGGTAGGCGAACGGGTGGAAGGTACGCAACTTGCCGGTATGGGTAACATCATCCGCCGCGATGTGCGGGGTTTCCAGGGTGCGGGAATCGGAAACATCATAGGAGGCGATCTCTCGGGCGTACAACTAGCCGGAATCGGAAACCTTATGATTGGTAGCCTGCATCACGGTGTACAACTCGGAGGCGTAGCAAACCTGATTGGGGGCGAAAGTCTGGGTATGCAGGTCGCGGGTGTGGGTAACATTCGGATAGGTCCGGCAACGGGCGTCCAATTGGCGGGTGTTTTAAACATTGCACTCAGCGACCTGAACGGCTGGCAACTCAGTAGTGCGTTGAATTACAGTCGACACATCACGGGTGGCCATCAGATTGGCTTGCTCAATATCGCCGGATACGCCGAAAAGGCCCCTTATGGCCTCTTCAGTTACGTGCACCGAAATGGATATCGTCGACTGGAAATTTCCACCAATGAAGCCAGTCGGGCCAACCTGACGTTTAAAACGGGCCACCGGGGCTTTTACAACATTCTGACCATAGGTTCCAATCTCGACGCCGAACCACAACCCGCCTGGAGTTTTGGTTACGGCTTCGGAACGGCTATAAACTTGAAAAAAAGCTGGCTGCTGAATGTGGATTATACTACGAACTTCCGCCTACCCGCCCACTGGCAAAGCTTTGATGAAGGCCGCTTCATGGGCCGATTTGAGCTGGCATTGGAAAAGAAAATCAGCCGCGGACTAGCCTTAGCCGTGGGGCCAACATTCAATTTGTCTTCGTTTGATGCGGACAGTCAGCACGAAACCCGGCCCACGTATAGTCTACCCGCTTTTTCAGCTTATACCCTCTTCCCAGATTTCTCAGTACAAGGATGGATAGGATTCCACGCCGGGCTACGCCTATGCAACCGGAAGTAA
- a CDS encoding TetR/AcrR family transcriptional regulator, whose translation MGIVERKIRQKQEVRSSILLAAWQLVEREGWQALSIRKIADAIEYSIPVIYQHFDNKEAILLEFIKQGFALLTQELQAARTVSPLPSQQLMDMARAYSKFAFEHKHYYQLMYGMGMPACETVNQVEEMQAFSQVLLQVIGEAIAQSQHPATNDFLKFHTYWSILHGLVSIQMIESQQGPNGWHDQVLEDAVNGFIQSLN comes from the coding sequence TTGGGTATTGTTGAGCGGAAAATACGGCAGAAACAGGAAGTCAGAAGTAGCATCTTGCTAGCGGCCTGGCAACTGGTAGAACGGGAAGGCTGGCAGGCTCTTTCAATCCGCAAAATTGCGGATGCCATTGAATACAGTATTCCGGTCATTTACCAGCACTTTGATAATAAGGAAGCAATCCTTCTGGAATTCATTAAACAAGGTTTTGCTTTACTGACCCAGGAATTGCAGGCTGCACGGACGGTTTCTCCCCTCCCCTCGCAGCAGCTCATGGATATGGCCCGGGCGTATTCGAAGTTTGCTTTCGAGCACAAGCATTATTATCAGCTCATGTACGGAATGGGCATGCCCGCCTGTGAAACCGTCAATCAGGTCGAGGAAATGCAGGCTTTTAGTCAGGTCTTGCTTCAGGTTATTGGCGAAGCCATTGCCCAGAGCCAGCATCCGGCAACGAATGACTTCCTGAAATTTCATACTTACTGGTCGATCTTACACGGATTAGTAAGCATTCAAATGATTGAATCACAGCAAGGCCCCAATGGCTGGCACGATCAGGTACTGGAAGATGCCGTAAACGGATTTATCCAATCGCTGAATTAA
- a CDS encoding LamG domain-containing protein translates to MKLRMLLLGVCFVVTNAWAQTTVPFDTTHWMFAGKIAHETYRGQACIELTEGNVYLKDSTFKNGIIEFDMALSQHRYFPGFGFRVQDQNNFELVYLRPHQLGNPDAIQYTPVFKGEGAWQLYYGDGYSTAVTYPFKEWVPIKLIVQGSTAEVYLANATKPDLIIHALKQQGTAGRISLTNESTTSVRFANFRYTKSETAPLRGPFKPQASPTPGTVLTWQVSSPFAEKHLNNRYDLPPELTRRLSWQTMACEPSGLINVSRLHPLDSMTNTVFAKVTLIADQAQIKKFQFGFSDRVKVYLNGQLIYGGQDVFLSRDYRFLGTIGYFDELYLRLKKGTNELWLAIAEDFGGWGLKGLIPDPTGLKVK, encoded by the coding sequence ATGAAATTACGAATGCTTCTTTTAGGGGTATGCTTTGTCGTTACCAATGCATGGGCCCAAACAACCGTTCCTTTTGATACAACCCATTGGATGTTTGCCGGGAAAATAGCCCATGAAACCTACCGTGGACAGGCGTGTATCGAGCTTACCGAAGGCAATGTGTACCTGAAAGACAGTACGTTTAAAAACGGCATTATTGAATTTGATATGGCTCTATCGCAACATCGTTACTTTCCTGGTTTTGGGTTTCGGGTACAGGATCAGAACAACTTTGAACTAGTTTATCTACGTCCCCACCAACTGGGTAATCCCGATGCCATTCAATATACACCCGTCTTCAAGGGCGAGGGAGCCTGGCAATTGTACTACGGCGATGGCTATTCTACCGCCGTTACGTATCCTTTCAAGGAGTGGGTGCCCATTAAATTGATCGTTCAGGGTTCAACGGCGGAGGTGTACCTGGCAAATGCAACCAAACCGGATTTGATTATTCATGCTCTAAAACAACAAGGAACAGCAGGACGAATTAGTCTGACTAACGAATCCACCACTTCGGTCCGGTTTGCCAATTTTCGTTACACCAAAAGTGAGACGGCTCCCTTGAGAGGTCCATTCAAACCTCAAGCTTCTCCGACTCCGGGTACCGTGTTAACCTGGCAAGTTTCGAGTCCTTTCGCTGAGAAACACCTAAATAATCGCTATGATCTTCCCCCCGAATTAACACGTCGATTAAGCTGGCAAACGATGGCTTGCGAGCCGTCGGGACTAATCAACGTATCCCGCCTGCATCCGCTGGATAGCATGACTAATACTGTTTTTGCGAAAGTGACCTTGATCGCGGACCAGGCTCAAATTAAGAAGTTTCAATTTGGATTTAGTGACCGGGTCAAGGTGTATCTCAACGGGCAATTGATATACGGTGGTCAGGACGTGTTTCTCTCCCGTGATTACCGGTTTCTGGGTACGATCGGCTATTTTGATGAGCTTTACCTGAGGTTGAAAAAAGGCACGAACGAACTCTGGCTGGCTATCGCCGAAGACTTTGGGGGCTGGGGACTAAAAGGGTTAATTCCTGATCCAACGGGGCTGAAAGTAAAATGA
- a CDS encoding NAD-dependent epimerase/dehydratase family protein, with translation MKILLTGATGLLGCHIAGALLRQGYAVKAMYRSLPQAISQLPWYYQVEWVPGQITSLPDLEKAAYDCQGIVHAAARTEPYPSNVEAYFDANVLATRQILEVTRRLSMQRLVYVSTAAIYQPGTYENPATEESPFAFDLMPSGYIASKYQAQQEVLEAVAKGVPAVIVNPNFLLGPYDFKPSSGALISYVLKNRRVFFPGSGGKNFIDVRDAADATVQALQKGRIGESYLLAATNVPYEAFFKTVASLLPEKRSLIPIPGGLMRSAGRLGTFAERLLGHPLRLNYINTVLVTQDNYYSGQRARQELGLMSTPFQDSVRDTIHWFQGKSFVNTFQT, from the coding sequence ATGAAAATCTTACTCACGGGTGCTACGGGACTGCTGGGCTGTCATATCGCCGGAGCTTTGTTACGGCAGGGGTATGCTGTAAAGGCTATGTACCGTTCTCTGCCCCAAGCGATCAGTCAGTTACCCTGGTATTATCAGGTAGAGTGGGTACCGGGGCAGATTACATCGTTGCCAGATCTGGAAAAAGCAGCTTACGATTGTCAGGGAATCGTTCACGCGGCCGCTCGCACGGAGCCGTATCCGTCGAACGTTGAGGCTTATTTTGACGCCAATGTTTTAGCTACACGTCAGATTCTGGAAGTAACGCGTCGCCTGTCCATGCAACGACTGGTGTATGTAAGTACAGCGGCTATTTATCAGCCGGGAACGTATGAGAATCCAGCTACTGAAGAAAGTCCTTTCGCTTTTGACTTGATGCCGTCGGGCTACATTGCCAGCAAGTATCAGGCTCAGCAGGAAGTGCTCGAAGCTGTAGCAAAAGGAGTTCCCGCCGTCATTGTCAATCCCAACTTTTTGCTGGGACCCTACGATTTCAAACCCAGCTCGGGAGCATTGATCAGTTATGTATTAAAGAATCGACGCGTCTTTTTTCCGGGCAGTGGGGGTAAGAATTTTATCGACGTACGGGACGCGGCGGACGCTACCGTACAAGCTCTGCAAAAGGGTCGAATTGGAGAAAGTTATTTACTGGCAGCTACCAACGTACCATACGAAGCTTTCTTTAAAACCGTAGCGAGTCTACTTCCCGAAAAACGCTCCCTGATTCCTATCCCTGGCGGACTCATGCGTTCAGCGGGGCGACTAGGAACATTTGCTGAACGGTTATTGGGTCATCCGCTGCGACTCAATTACATCAACACCGTACTCGTTACCCAGGACAATTACTACAGTGGTCAGCGAGCCCGGCAGGAACTGGGACTGATGAGTACTCCCTTTCAGGATTCCGTTCGTGATACGATCCATTGGTTTCAAGGGAAATCCTTCGTTAACACTTTTCAAACGTAA
- a CDS encoding FecR domain-containing protein, producing MDSDSHEPIEDGLIGKYLAGETNEEETQRVQKWLSEPDAEREMQRFEKIWETSRTLQTRPPVDADAAWEKLRNRIQEPAPVADTPIRRFNPWRTSIAAAVVLVVGLGWLFWTLQPNASVPQLAFTATDQSTVHELPDGSKVWLNRNSKLEYPETFADDSRSVVLTGEAFFDITPNKEKPFRIQASQTTVQVVGTSFSVRAYDPNVRVAVRTGKVVFKARNTEVTLIKDQQATFDAQAATMQKTERLDPNVFTYQTGKAVFDNATLGEVVQMIHEVYQADVQLGNESLRNCPTTIAFDRTKDSLENLLQAIADSHGLTISRQGTQFIFEGTGCSP from the coding sequence ATGGATAGTGATTCTCACGAACCCATTGAGGATGGGCTCATTGGCAAATACTTGGCGGGCGAAACCAATGAGGAAGAAACCCAGCGGGTTCAGAAGTGGCTCAGCGAACCAGATGCCGAACGGGAAATGCAGCGTTTCGAAAAAATCTGGGAAACGAGCCGAACCCTTCAAACCCGCCCGCCCGTCGATGCGGATGCGGCCTGGGAAAAATTACGAAACCGAATTCAGGAACCCGCCCCAGTAGCTGACACCCCAATCCGCCGCTTTAATCCCTGGCGTACTTCCATTGCTGCGGCCGTAGTACTTGTGGTAGGACTGGGCTGGTTATTCTGGACGCTCCAGCCAAATGCTTCCGTACCGCAACTGGCTTTTACGGCTACGGATCAGTCTACGGTACATGAATTGCCGGATGGCAGCAAAGTGTGGCTGAATCGTAACAGCAAGCTCGAATATCCCGAAACCTTTGCCGACGATTCCCGTTCGGTGGTATTGACGGGGGAAGCCTTTTTTGATATTACGCCGAATAAAGAGAAACCATTCCGTATTCAGGCCAGTCAGACAACCGTGCAGGTGGTGGGTACCTCGTTTAGCGTGCGGGCCTATGATCCGAATGTACGGGTAGCCGTGCGAACAGGGAAGGTTGTATTCAAAGCCCGCAATACGGAAGTGACGCTCATCAAAGATCAACAGGCCACGTTTGACGCCCAGGCGGCTACCATGCAGAAAACTGAACGCCTCGACCCGAATGTATTTACTTACCAAACGGGTAAAGCGGTTTTTGATAACGCAACACTCGGTGAAGTGGTACAGATGATCCATGAAGTGTACCAGGCCGATGTGCAGCTTGGGAACGAATCCCTTCGAAACTGCCCCACCACGATCGCGTTCGACCGTACGAAAGATTCCCTGGAGAATCTTCTTCAGGCTATCGCCGACTCGCACGGACTGACTATTAGTCGCCAGGGTACGCAGTTCATTTTTGAAGGTACGGGTTGCTCGCCTTAA